In a single window of the Podarcis raffonei isolate rPodRaf1 chromosome 14, rPodRaf1.pri, whole genome shotgun sequence genome:
- the TPM1 gene encoding tropomyosin alpha-1 chain isoform X8 — MDAIKKKMQMLKLDKENALDRAEQAEADKKAAEDRSKQLEDELVSLQKKLKSTEDELDKYSESLKDAQEKLEVAEKKAADAESDVASLNRRIQLVEEELDRAQERLATALQKLEEAEKAADESERGMKVIESRALKDEEKMEIQEIQLKEAKHIAEDADRKYEEVARKLVIIESDLERAEERAELSESQARQLEEQLRIMDQTLKALMAAEEKYSQKEDKYEEEIKVLTDKLKEAETRAEFAERSVTKLEKSIDDLEEKVAHAKEENLNMHQMLDQTLLELNNM, encoded by the exons ATGGATGCCATCAAGAAGAAGATGCAGATGCTCAAACTGGACAAGGAGAACGCCCTGGACCGGGCCGAGCAAGCAGAAGCCGACAAGAAGGCGGCCGAGGACAGGAGCAAGCAG CTGGAGGATGAGCTGGTGTCTCTGCAAAAGAAGCTGAAGAGCACTGAAGATGAACTGGACAAATATTCTGAGTCCCTGAAAGATGCCCAGGAAAAGTTGGAGGTGGCAGAGAAAAAGGCTGCAGAT GCTGAGAGCGATGTGGCTTCTCTGAACAGGCGTATCCAACTGGTAGAGGAAGAGTTGGATCGTGCCCAGGAGCGCCTGGCAACAGCCTTGCAGAAACTGGAGGAGGCTGAGAAGGCGGCAGATGAGAGCGAAAG AGGAATGAAGGTCATTGAGAGCAGAGCCCTGAAGGATGAGGAGAAGATGGAGATCCAGGAGATCCAGCTCAAGGAGGCCAAACACATTGCTGAGGACGCTGACCGCAAGTATGAAGAG GTGGCTCGTAAGCTGGTGATCATTGAGAGCGACCTGGAGCGTGCGGAGGAGCGGGCTGAACTGTCAGAAAG CCAAGCCCGACAGCTGGAGGAACAGTTAAGGATAATGGATCAAACGTTGAAAGCATTAATGGCTGCTGAGGAGAAG TACTCGCAGAAGGAAGACAAGTATGAAGAGGAGATCAAGGTCCTTACTGACAAACTGAAAGAG GCTGAGACCCGAGCTGAGTTTGCAGAGAGGTCGGTAACTAAGCTGGAGAAGAGCATTGATGACTTAGAAG
- the TPM1 gene encoding tropomyosin alpha-1 chain isoform X10 has protein sequence MDAIKKKMQMLKLDKENALDRAEQAEADKKAAEDRSKQLEEDILQLEKQLRTSEDERDRVLEEQHKAEESLLAADEKATKAESDVASLNRRIQLVEEELDRAQERLATALQKLEEAEKAADESERGMKVIESRALKDEEKMEIQEIQLKEAKHIAEDADRKYEEVARKLVIIESDLERAEERAELSESQARQLEEQLRIMDQTLKALMAAEEKYSQKEDKYEEEIKVLTDKLKEAETRAEFAERSVTKLEKSIDDLEEKVAHAKEENLNMHQMLDQTLLELNNM, from the exons ATGGATGCCATCAAGAAGAAGATGCAGATGCTCAAACTGGACAAGGAGAACGCCCTGGACCGGGCCGAGCAAGCAGAAGCCGACAAGAAGGCGGCCGAGGACAGGAGCAAGCAG TTGGAGGAGGACATTCTGCAGTTGGAAAAGCAACTGCGGACCTCTGAGGATGAGAGGGACCGGGTTCTGGAAGAGCAGCACAAAGCGGAAGAGAGCCTGCTGGCTGCGGATGAGAAGGCCACCAAG GCTGAGAGCGATGTGGCTTCTCTGAACAGGCGTATCCAACTGGTAGAGGAAGAGTTGGATCGTGCCCAGGAGCGCCTGGCAACAGCCTTGCAGAAACTGGAGGAGGCTGAGAAGGCGGCAGATGAGAGCGAAAG AGGAATGAAGGTCATTGAGAGCAGAGCCCTGAAGGATGAGGAGAAGATGGAGATCCAGGAGATCCAGCTCAAGGAGGCCAAACACATTGCTGAGGACGCTGACCGCAAGTATGAAGAG GTGGCTCGTAAGCTGGTGATCATTGAGAGCGACCTGGAGCGTGCGGAGGAGCGGGCTGAACTGTCAGAAAG CCAAGCCCGACAGCTGGAGGAACAGTTAAGGATAATGGATCAAACGTTGAAAGCATTAATGGCTGCTGAGGAGAAG TACTCGCAGAAGGAAGACAAGTATGAAGAGGAGATCAAGGTCCTTACTGACAAACTGAAAGAG GCTGAGACCCGAGCTGAGTTTGCAGAGAGGTCGGTAACTAAGCTGGAGAAGAGCATTGATGACTTAGAAG
- the TPM1 gene encoding tropomyosin alpha-1 chain isoform X12, producing the protein MDAIKKKMQMLKLDKENALDRAEQAEADKKAAEDRSKQLEEDILQLEKQLRTSEDERDRVLEEQHKAEESLLAADEKATKAESDVASLNRRIQLVEEELDRAQERLATALQKLEEAEKAADESERGMKVIESRALKDEEKMEIQEIQLKEAKHIAEDADRKYEEVARKLVIIESDLERAEERAELSESQARQLEEQLRIMDQTLKALMAAEEKYSQKEDKYEEEIKVLTDKLKEAETRAEFAERSVTKLEKSIDDLEDELYAQKLKYKAISEELDHALNDMTSM; encoded by the exons ATGGATGCCATCAAGAAGAAGATGCAGATGCTCAAACTGGACAAGGAGAACGCCCTGGACCGGGCCGAGCAAGCAGAAGCCGACAAGAAGGCGGCCGAGGACAGGAGCAAGCAG TTGGAGGAGGACATTCTGCAGTTGGAAAAGCAACTGCGGACCTCTGAGGATGAGAGGGACCGGGTTCTGGAAGAGCAGCACAAAGCGGAAGAGAGCCTGCTGGCTGCGGATGAGAAGGCCACCAAG GCTGAGAGCGATGTGGCTTCTCTGAACAGGCGTATCCAACTGGTAGAGGAAGAGTTGGATCGTGCCCAGGAGCGCCTGGCAACAGCCTTGCAGAAACTGGAGGAGGCTGAGAAGGCGGCAGATGAGAGCGAAAG AGGAATGAAGGTCATTGAGAGCAGAGCCCTGAAGGATGAGGAGAAGATGGAGATCCAGGAGATCCAGCTCAAGGAGGCCAAACACATTGCTGAGGACGCTGACCGCAAGTATGAAGAG GTGGCTCGTAAGCTGGTGATCATTGAGAGCGACCTGGAGCGTGCGGAGGAGCGGGCTGAACTGTCAGAAAG CCAAGCCCGACAGCTGGAGGAACAGTTAAGGATAATGGATCAAACGTTGAAAGCATTAATGGCTGCTGAGGAGAAG TACTCGCAGAAGGAAGACAAGTATGAAGAGGAGATCAAGGTCCTTACTGACAAACTGAAAGAG GCTGAGACCCGAGCTGAGTTTGCAGAGAGGTCGGTAACTAAGCTGGAGAAGAGCATTGATGACTTAGAAG
- the TPM1 gene encoding tropomyosin alpha-1 chain isoform X21 — MAAGLSSLEAVRRKIRSLQEQADGAEERAGRLQRELDEERALREQAESDVASLNRRIQLVEEELDRAQERLATALQKLEEAEKAADESERGMKVIESRALKDEEKMEIQEIQLKEAKHIAEDADRKYEEVARKLVIIESDLERAEERAELSESKCAELEEELKTVTNNLRSLEAQAEKYSQKEDKYEEEIKVLTDKLKEAETRAEFAERSVTKLEKSIDDLEDHLYQQLEQNRRLTNELKLALNED, encoded by the exons ATGGCGGCGGGGCTCAGCTCGCTGGAGGCCGTGCGCCGCAAGATCCGCAGCCTGCAAGAGCAGGCGGACGGCGCCGAGGAAAGGGCCGGCCGCCTCCAGCGGGAGCTCGACGAGGAGCGGGCGCTGCGCGAACAG GCTGAGAGCGATGTGGCTTCTCTGAACAGGCGTATCCAACTGGTAGAGGAAGAGTTGGATCGTGCCCAGGAGCGCCTGGCAACAGCCTTGCAGAAACTGGAGGAGGCTGAGAAGGCGGCAGATGAGAGCGAAAG AGGAATGAAGGTCATTGAGAGCAGAGCCCTGAAGGATGAGGAGAAGATGGAGATCCAGGAGATCCAGCTCAAGGAGGCCAAACACATTGCTGAGGACGCTGACCGCAAGTATGAAGAG GTGGCTCGTAAGCTGGTGATCATTGAGAGCGACCTGGAGCGTGCGGAGGAGCGGGCTGAACTGTCAGAAAG CAAATGTGCTGAACTTGAAGAGGAGTTGAAAACTGTGACCAACAACCTGAGGTCGCTGGAAGCTCAGGCAGAAAAG TACTCGCAGAAGGAAGACAAGTATGAAGAGGAGATCAAGGTCCTTACTGACAAACTGAAAGAG GCTGAGACCCGAGCTGAGTTTGCAGAGAGGTCGGTAACTAAGCTGGAGAAGAGCATTGATGACTTAGAAG
- the TPM1 gene encoding tropomyosin alpha-1 chain isoform X22, giving the protein MAAGLSSLEAVRRKIRSLQEQADGAEERAGRLQRELDEERALREQAESDVASLNRRIQLVEEELDRAQERLATALQKLEEAEKAADESERGMKVIESRALKDEEKMEIQEIQLKEAKHIAEDADRKYEEVARKLVIIESDLERAEERAELSESQARQLEEQLRIMDQTLKALMAAEEKYSQKEDKYEEEIKVLTDKLKEAETRAEFAERSVTKLEKSIDDLEDHLYQQLEQNRRLTNELKLALNED; this is encoded by the exons ATGGCGGCGGGGCTCAGCTCGCTGGAGGCCGTGCGCCGCAAGATCCGCAGCCTGCAAGAGCAGGCGGACGGCGCCGAGGAAAGGGCCGGCCGCCTCCAGCGGGAGCTCGACGAGGAGCGGGCGCTGCGCGAACAG GCTGAGAGCGATGTGGCTTCTCTGAACAGGCGTATCCAACTGGTAGAGGAAGAGTTGGATCGTGCCCAGGAGCGCCTGGCAACAGCCTTGCAGAAACTGGAGGAGGCTGAGAAGGCGGCAGATGAGAGCGAAAG AGGAATGAAGGTCATTGAGAGCAGAGCCCTGAAGGATGAGGAGAAGATGGAGATCCAGGAGATCCAGCTCAAGGAGGCCAAACACATTGCTGAGGACGCTGACCGCAAGTATGAAGAG GTGGCTCGTAAGCTGGTGATCATTGAGAGCGACCTGGAGCGTGCGGAGGAGCGGGCTGAACTGTCAGAAAG CCAAGCCCGACAGCTGGAGGAACAGTTAAGGATAATGGATCAAACGTTGAAAGCATTAATGGCTGCTGAGGAGAAG TACTCGCAGAAGGAAGACAAGTATGAAGAGGAGATCAAGGTCCTTACTGACAAACTGAAAGAG GCTGAGACCCGAGCTGAGTTTGCAGAGAGGTCGGTAACTAAGCTGGAGAAGAGCATTGATGACTTAGAAG